From the Ctenopharyngodon idella isolate HZGC_01 chromosome 3, HZGC01, whole genome shotgun sequence genome, one window contains:
- the LOC127509337 gene encoding interferon-induced very large GTPase 1-like: MEHLFHRLHLHRNNKLRAADVLQITKHSLQTHESCAEEELIQTFLQKLLMMNYRARYINVNKASEHDRTQQRHTNSSEDIGDIFKVVSLSNEGKSQFDLIHPMDVQMAVFHCADGFLKQLIVTKLSQCQYALPLLVPDPFTQQIEFPLWTFRQINKSWKMRNINNEIISQNQPIYKAQTPMVSFFRFGSVSSSKSQLMNSLINEKHNTFFHRNCPGSSRTRVLMDGVVEIAWFCPSGSYDDKFNDCVAFCNLHGDVGDHEKQLEILTEMASVNVVLLPQLDMNDRSAEKIQNLFRITKPLICLFTEEESTVVKMKKGKFKIGLKDRNQSDVSEELRRVINDCLSESSSIFTLKDVSKHSDIRVDEENDEDCRRGREAAQQMMSLLEKKDLTEIKESFLPHQGKLWHQWSQKNKELHRPQADMSEMEISRKKTEMNNIRTQQHESNSGGFMKFFIEEMTSNDKHDMFFLKWLRILLDEYISADLSALHHKYNEKWSTVVKLKESHDKSEQLKTEQTELEKISEELQAATFGMEHIMREIGQIYESCSSVRKNKKDLQVHFSSLPSRAAAMMISGFPLELMDGDAAHVPLIWISAVLDELIKKLGDQRVFVLSVLGIQNSGKSTMLNAMFGLQFAVSAGRCTRGAFMQLVKVSDEMKTQLNFDYILVVDTEGLHALELAGKSTRDHDNELATFVGGLGNLTLINIFGENPSEMQDILQIVVQAFMRMKKVRLNPSCVFVHQNISDVTAGEKNMEGRRRLQETLDEMTKLTEDCDAECFSDVIRFDVQKDVKYFAQLWEGSPPMAPPNPNYCKNVQELKTTIMSHASISHGMMLTDLKDRVKDLWEALLKERFVFSFRNSLEIAAYRRLESEYNKWSWNLHTTMKETENKLHNKIENKAIHEVDETDLQRELKKTSEEVEKSILDFFEKDKDKHILIHWKTSFEIRINELQGNIVEETKRKLTEILQQRHLKKEIDDQRTHHENTLIEKSKKLALELRNKANDEKTLKKEFDLFWEQSVQEIIRDTPAIKDIDIMKDVREILSDIYGSVSVDQCSKSGDIFSVSSYSEYVKKSRVTEKDKAMLDYGSLSEEDEAQIRSLVIDIDHQTAKEIQSFNIPKMGYNISCIQKLTVTIKSRVTKHEEESVKYVFKNEFFIDLVFSICKRAKKIITDQHGLFRKANDPVIYVKKKREEYYSIFEKNCHGATSAAIFGEIICQKLKEPIEQSVYKKTARDLADEMRSNCESLNGNRSNLEKHILTKLANEENFDKYMNYIDNPRDHFKSFIRDEVSRYITEFSVSVLPKMKKNIELLQQKIMKAAHESTEHVQVNRGDVGLWLKRFTQQLSDVLIFSEKDLSGVNHDDVDDFNLLEDVIRNKLSVIMSDISRINRETFDEKLDLKERPDELLIDHFCQCCWVQCPFCAAICTKTIENHDGDHIVPFHRVNGLNGWFYRRTTNLSTSICTSAVASDKSFYPNASDDKVLWREYRKAGGVFAKWSITPDLSELPYWKWFVCRFQKDLEKYYKKTFEGSGEIPDEWRNHKKQDAIQSLDKCF, encoded by the coding sequence ATGGAGCATCTATTTCACAGACTTCATCTTCACAGGAACAACAAACTGAGAGCTGCAGATGTTCTTCAGATAACTAAACATTCATTACAGACCCACGAGTCTTGTGCTGAGGAGGAGCTGATTCAGACTTTCCTACAAAAACTACTGATGATGAACTACAGAGCAAGATACATAAATGTTAATAAGGCCAGTGAACATGATAGAACACAACAAAGACACACAAACTCATCTGAAGACATTGGAGATATATTCAAAGTAGTGTCATTGTCTAATGAAGGAAAAAGTCAGTTTGATCTCATTCACCCGATGGATGTTCAGATGGCCGTCTTTCATTGTGCTGATGGTTTCCTGAAGCAGCTGATAGTCACTAAACTGTCCCAGTGTCAGTACGCTCTGCCTCTGCTTGTTCCTGATCCATTCACACAACAGATTGAGTTTCCTCTCTGGACATTCAGACAAATCAACAAGAGCTGGAAGATGAGAAACATCAACAATGAAATCATCAGTCAAAACCAGCCGATCTACAAGGCACAAACTCCAATGGTGTCTTTCTTCAGGTTTGGCTCTGTGTCTTCATCCAAGTCTCAGCTGATGAACAGTCTGATCAATGAGAAACACAACACGTTCTTCCACAGGAACTGCCCAGGCAGCAGCAGAACCAGAGTCCTGATGGATGGAGTGGTGGAGATCGCCTGGTTCTGCCCCTCTGGATCATATGATGATAAATTCAATGACTGTGTTGCGTTCTGTAATCTACACGGTGATGTAGGAGACCATGAGAAACAGCTGGAGATCCTCACTGAAATGGCCTCAGTCAATGTTGTTCTTCTGCCACAGCTGGACATGAATGACAGAAGTGCAGAAAAGATCCAGAACCTGTTCAGAATCACAAAGCCGCTTATTTGTCTATTTACGGAGGAGGAATCTACTGTAGTGAAGATGAAGAAAGGGAAATTCAAGATTGGTCTGAAAGACAGAAATCAATCAGATGTATCTGAAGAACTCAGAAGAGTTATAAATGATTGTCTCTCAGAATCATCTTCCATTTTCACACTTAAAGACGTGTCTAAACACTCAGATATCAGAGTAGATGAGGAAAATGATGAAGACTGCAggagaggaagagaagcagcacAGCAGATGATGAGTTTACTGGAGAAGAAAGATCTGACAGAAATCAAAGAATCATTTCTGCCTCATCAGGGGAAACTGTGGCATCAGTGGAGTCAGAAGAACAAAGAACTACATCGACCTCAAGCAGATATGTCAGAAATGGAAataagtagaaaaaaaacagagatgaaTAACATCCGTACACAGCAACATGAATCTAACAGTGGAGGATTTATGAAATTCTTTATTGAAGAAATGACCTCTAATGATAAACATGATATGTTTTTTCTTAAATGGCTCAGAATTCTCCTGGATGAATATATCTCAGCTGACCTTTCAGCTCTACACCACAAGTATAATGAAAAGTGGTCAACAGTTGTAAAACTAAAAGAGAGTCATGATAAATCTGAGCAACTCAAGACTGAACAAACTGAACTTGAGAAAATATCTGAAGAGCTTCAAGCTGCAACCTTTGGTATGGAGCACATCATGAGGGAGATCGGCCAAATATATGAATCATGTTCATCTGTGAGGAAGAACAAGAAAGATTTGCAGGTTCACTTCTCTTCTCTCCCGAGTCGTGCAGCGGCGATGATGATCTCTGGATTTCCACTGGAGCTGATGGATGGAGATGCTGCGCATGTTCCTCTGATCTGGATCTCTGCTGTTCTAGATGAACTCATCAAGAAACTGGGAGACCAGAGAGTCTTTGTGCTGTCAGTTTTAGGGATTCAGAACTCTGGGAAATCCACCATGCTGAATGCCATGTTTGGACTCCAGTTTGCCGTCAGTGCTGGCAGGTGCACCAGAGGAGCTTTCATGCAGCTGGTCAAAGTGTCAGATGAGATGAAAACACAGTTGAACTTTGACTATATTCTGGTTGTTGATACTGAGGGCCTTCATGCTCTAGAACTGGCTGGAAAATCAACAAGAGATCATGACAATGAACTGGCAACATTTGTTGGTGGTCTTGGAAATCTAACATTGATCAATATCTTTGGAGAAAACCCATCTGAGATGCAGGACATTCTTCAGATTGTTGTTCAGGCCTTCATGAGGATGAAGAAGGTCAGACTGAATcccagctgtgtgtttgtgcatcagAACATTTCAGATGTCACAGCTGGAGAGAAAAACATGGAGGGAAGGAGACGACTGCAGGAGACACTGGATGAAATGACAAAACTCACTGAAGACTGTGATGCAGAATGTTTCAGTGATGTCATTAGATTTGATGTTCAGAAAGATGTGAAGTATTTTGCTCAGCTCTGGGAGGGCAGCCCACCCATGGCACCACCAAACCCAAACTACTGCAAGAATGTACAAGAACTAAAGACAACTATTATGTCTCATGCCTCAATATCACATGGAATGATGTTGACAGACTTAAAAGATCGTGTTAAAGATCTCTGGGAAGCTTTACTGAAGGAACGATTTGTCTTCAGCTTCAGAAATTCTCTGGAGATTGCAGCCTACAGGAGACTGGAGTCCGAATACAACAAGTGGTCCTGGAATCTTCACACTACCATGAAGGAAACTGAGAACAAACTAcacaacaaaatagaaaataaagcCATTCACGAGGTTGATGAAACTGATCTTCAAAGAGAACTGAAGAAGACAAGTGAAGAAGTGGAAAAATCAATTTTAGATTTCTTTGAGAAAGATAAAGATAAACATATACTGATTCACTGGAAAACATCATTTGAAATCAGAATCAATGAGCTTCAGGGAAACATTGTGGAAGAAACCAAGAGGAAATTAACTGAGATTCTTCAGCAGCGACACCTGAAGAAGGAGATTGATGATCAGAGGACACATCATGAAAACACTCTCATTGAAAAGAGCAAAAAGCTTGCCTTAGAACTCAGAAACAAAGCAAATGATGAAAAAACACTGAAGAAagagtttgatttgttttgggAACAGAGTGTGCAGGAGATCATCAGAGACACTCCTGCAATCAAAGATATTGACATAATGAAAGATGTGAGAGAGATCCTCAGTGACATCTATGGAAGTGTTTCTGTCGACCAATGCAGTAAGAGCGGTGATATTTTTTCTGTGTCCAGTTATTCGGAGTATGTGAAAAAATCAAGAGTTACAGAGAAGGATAAAGCGATGTTAGATTACGGTTCTCTATCTGAAGAGGATGAAGCTCAAATAAGATCATTAGTCATAGATATTGATCACCAAACAGCCAAAGAGATTCAATCATTTAACATTCCAAAGATGGGCTACAACATCAGCTGCATTCAAAAACTCACAGTTACCATCAAGTCAAGAGTTACAAAACATGAAGAAGAATCAGTGAAATATGTGTTCAAGAATGAATTCTTCATTGATTTGGTTTTTTCCATCTGTAAGAGAGCAAAGAAGATTATCACTGACCAACATGGACTGTTCAGGAAAGCCAATGATCCtgtaatatatgttaaaaaGAAGAGAGAAGAGTACTACAGTATTTTCGAGAAAAACTGTCATGGCGCAACATCAGCTGCCATTTTTGGTGAGATCATCTGTCAGAAACTGAAAGAGCCCATTGAGCAGAGTGTCTACAAGAAGACTGCCAGAGATTTGGCAGATGAAATGAGATCAAACTGTGAATCACTGAATGGAAACAGATCCAATCTGGAGAAACACATCCTCACAAAACTGGCAAATGAGGAGAATTTTGACAAATACATGAACTACATTGATAATCCCAGAGATCACTTCAAGAGCTTCATCAGAGATGAAGTCAGTCGGTACATCACTGagttcagtgtcagtgttttacCCAAGATGAAGAAGAACATTGAACTCCTGCAGCAGAAGATCATGAAAGCAGCACATGAATCTACTGAACATGTTCAAGTGAACAGAGGAGATGTTGGTTTGTGGTTGAAGCGTTTCACACAGCAGCTCTCAGATGTGCTGATCTTCTCTGAAAAAGACCTCAGTGGAGTGAATCATGATGATGTTGATGATTTCAACCTCCTAGAAGATGTGATAAGAAACAAACTTTCTGTTATAATGTCTGATATCAGCAGAATTAACAGAGAGACATTTGATGAAAAACTGGACCTTAAGGAAAGACCAGATGAGCTTCTGATTGATCACTTCTGTCAGTGCTGTTGGGTTCAGTGTCCATTCTGTGCAGCCATCTGCACCAAAACCATTGAAAACCATGATGGAGATCACATTGTTCCTTTCCATCGTGTTAATGGACTGAATGGGTGGTTTTATAGAAGAACAACAAACCTGTCTACTAGCATCTGCACATCAGCAGTAGCAAGTGATAAATCTTTTTATCCCAATGCCTCAGATGATAAAGTCCTCTGGAGAGAATACAGAAAAGCAGGAGGAGTTTTTGCGAAGTGGAGCATCACACCTGACCTCTCTGAACTGCCCTACTGGAAGTGGTTTGTGTGCAGATTCCAGAAAGATCTGGAAAAATACTACAAGAAAACATTTGAGGGGAGTGGTGAGATTCCAGATGAATGGAGAAATCATAAAAAACAAGATGCTATTCAGAGTTTGGATAAATGCTTTTGA